From the genome of Anopheles merus strain MAF chromosome X, AmerM5.1, whole genome shotgun sequence, one region includes:
- the LOC121592601 gene encoding uncharacterized protein LOC121592601 isoform X3 has protein sequence MWEAVERNRNEENRRNGKTSRHCKTVILPDRLLEAVDKRVKFYAKHGPNKNRLLPLHTQTCYVVHDNIEITNPGDSSVYSILTDAPIYKLEIEDALEDKLKQAGVDAGAVRKRRTHCHHGYIKLKSVEYIKPNNPAPALDRILAFGAEPGPSGLGPKLPNGMAKVNSLSESDTLEDEDDDEEEEADAEEDDETGAGRGANRFAKLKYRDSIMVKASNGVYGKRPQSQLLLANAGVPSTSTSSTSPPSSEYDYAYITAINTHQPLSVMRSAGGDEAPVSTTVLPDYCITTICCPIEVHEGYYSDDESEGTDHKLSMYRGQGGGGPSGSGKLRQQQHHSNAEYTTERRQYLNSKGFLAYFVNLFQDTLAAELDIPAEDLRSATWKGAVVYSGQWEIVPAILSPWPREAIEWVHRKRDVKINPLTRQKFQWPTQPMIQKVKSFGCHVIPSGYAPKQGQNRHRQLEWKIVFPEAERYLESCLTGTQIKIYMITVLLLKTFVEPTLTPGLSMFGLEHLRAHLFWQCETNYAAWPEDYLGEALLRFLNALLDRIKTHTLPDYFLPARNLFENVPERVLVELHKRIFRITENPVMHLLIALRNLKLPSARLAFYPKVRIKRLYSFLVIDNPLKIVNPMLRDEDENLAAEDSDENEANEREIAVGSMAYYHQQEVESRRKRTRIVRFLVAEQLKKERAVQPERRQSVESIDLTFVFNFQFLPLKHMENLRRQLIYGLFVEHFIEMARVSGGFRALNQALIYLRQAERLCNLLADDEGIEEARQFLTQIYGLRQELARASAKGADRPALPKRTSTTERQQQQQQQRRKVSVARQNSKRTTYTNVRPQTTSAGAKRQQQPQRFFSPDDEDEDEEEEEEDEWEDVEQRRPSRRLSAQPAGGLRGRRPSQKQQHQHQQQVSVQIHAPKSPGAGPRRSAGGPPRSSDEIDDISRLLGNVTVTPRQGYR, from the exons ATGTGGGAAGCGGTCGAGCGGAATCGCAACGAGGAGAACCGACGGAACGGGAAAACCTCGCGCCACTGCAAAACGGTCATCCTGCCCGACCGTCTGCTGGAGGCCGTCGACAAGCGGGTAAAGTTCTACGCCAA ACACGGACCGAATAAGAACCGCCTGCTGCCGCTCCACACGCAGACCTGCTACGTCGTGCACGACAACATCGAGATCACGAACCCGGGCGACAGCTCGGTCTACAGCATCCTGACGGACGCACCGATCTACAAGCTCGAGATCGAGGACGCGCTGGAGGACAAGCTGAAGCAGGCCGGTGTCGATGCCGGTGCGGTGCGGAAGCGGCGCACCCACTGCCACCACGGCTACATCAAGCTGAAGAGCGTCGAGTACATCAAGCCGAACAATCCGGCACCCGCCCTGGACCGCATCCTGGCGTTCGGTGCCGAGCCGGGGCCGAGCGGGCTCGGCCCGAAGCTGCCGAACGGGATGGCGAAGGTGAACAGTCTCAGCGAAAGTGATACTCTCGAGgatgaggacgacgacgaggaggaggaagctGACGCAGAGGAGGATGACGAAACAGGGGCCGGGCGGGGGGCGAACCGGTTCGCCAAGCTCAAGTACCGGGACAGCATCATGGTGAAGGCGAGCAACGGGGTGTACGGGAAGCGGCCCCAATCGCAGCTGCTGCTCGCGAACGCCGGCGTACCGTCGACCTCGACCAGCTCCACGTCACCGCCGAGCAGCGAGTACGACTACGCGTACATTACCGCAATCAACACGCACCAGCCGCTGAGCGTGATGCGGTCGGCCGGGGGAGACGAGGCGCCCGTCAGCACGACCGTCCTGCCGGACTACTGCATCACCACGATCTGCTGCCCGATCGAGGTGCACGAGGGCTACTACAGCGACGACGAGTCGGAGGGCACCGACCACAAGCTGAGCATGTACCGGGGGCAGGGCGGCGGTGGCCCCAGTGGCAGTGGGAAGctgcgacagcagcagcaccacagcaACGCGGAGTACACGACCGAGCGGAGACAGTATCTCAACTCGAAGGGCTTCCTGGCGTACTTCGTCAACCTGTTCCAGGACACGCTCGCGGCCGAGCTCGACATCCCGGCGGAGGATCTGCGCAGCGCCACCTGGAAGGGGGCGGTCGTGTACAGCGGCCAGTGGGAGATCGTGCCGGCCATCCTGTCGCCGTGGCCGCGGGAAGCGATCGAGTGGGTGCACCGGAAGCGGGACGTGAAGATTAACCCGCTGACGCGGCAGAAGTTCCAGTGGCCGACGCAGCCGATGATCCAGAAGGTGAAGTCGTTCGGCTGCCACGTCATCCCGAGCGGGTACGCGCCGAAGCAGGGGCAGAACCGGCACCGGCAGCTCGAGTGGAAGATCGTGTTCCCCGAGGCGGAGCGGTACCTGGAGAGCTGCCTCACGGGGACGCAGATCAAGATCTACATGAtcacggtgctgctgctgaagacGTTCGTGGAGCCGACGCTAACGCCCGGCCTGAGCATGTTCGGGCTGGAGCATCTGCGGGCGCACCTGTTCTGGCAGTGCGAAACGAACTACGCGGCCTGGCCGGAAGACTACCTCGGGGAGGCGCTGCTGCGCTTCCTCAACGCACTGCTCGACCGGATCAAGACGCACACGCTGCCCGACTACTTTCTCCCTGCCCGCAACCTGTTCGAGAACGTGCCGGAGCGGGTGCTGGTCGAGCTGCACAAGCGCATCTTCCGCATCACGGAGAACCCGGTGATGCATCTGCTGATAGCGCTGCGCAACCTGAAGCTGCCGAGCGCCCGGCTCGCCTTCTACCCGAAGGTGCGCATCAAGCGGCTGTACTCGTTCCTGGTGATCGACAACCCGCTCAAGATCGTGAACCCGATGCTGCGCGACGAGGACGAAAACCTGGCGGCGGAGGACTCGGACGAGAACGAGGCGAACGAGCGGGAGATCGCGGTCGGCTCGATGGCGTACTACCACCAGCAGGAGGTGGAGTCGCGCCGCAAGCGCACCCGCATCGTGCGCTTTCTCGTCGCGGAGCAACTGAAGAAGGAGCGGGCGGTCCAGCCCGAGCGGCGCCAGTCGGTGGAGTCGATCGATCTGACG TTTGTGTTCAACTTTCAGTTCCTTCCGCTCAAGCACATGGAGAATCTGCGGCGTCAGCTCATCTACGGACTGTTCGTGGAGCACTTCATCGAGATGGCGCGGGTGTCGGGCGGATTTCGGGCGCTCAACCAGGCGCTCATCTACCTGCGGCAGGCCGAGCGGCTGTGCAACCTGCTGGCGGACGACGAGGGCATTGAGGAGGCGCGCCAGTTCCTCACGCAAATCTACGGCCTGCGGCAGGAGCTGGCCCGGGCCAGCGCGAAGGGGGCGGACCGGCCCGCCCTGCCGAAGCGCACCAGCACGAccgagcggcagcagcagcagcagcagcagcgccggaAGGTGTCGGTCGCCCGGCAGAACAGCAAACGGACCACCTACACGAACGTCCGGCCGCAAACTACGTCCGCTGGTGCGaagcgtcagcagcagccgcagcgcTTCTTCTCGCCCGACGATGAagacgaggacgaggaggaggaggaggaggatgaatGGGAAGATGTGGAGCAGCGGCGCCCGTCCCGCCGGCTGTCGGCGCAGCCTGCGGGCGGGCTGCGCGGCCGCCGGCCGTcccagaagcagcagcaccagcaccagcagcaggtcAGCGTACAGATACACGCACCAAAGTCACCGGGGGCGGGACCGAGGCGGTCGGCCGGCGGACCGCCCCGCTCGTCCGACGAGATCGACGACATCTCGCGGCTGCTCGGGAACGTTACGGTCACACCGAGACAGGGTTACCGATAG
- the LOC121592579 gene encoding uncharacterized protein LOC121592579 isoform X1 — MGTAQDNHLRRSTDEQQQQQQQRHHHHHHRRSQNQRQPARPTEGKPTPAGEQQAVSKVGAIVAKGRSKPAKGDEPDDWQYPFQHHQQQQQQQQQQRDEPVWGAKERTNEREWGGFKKPGTKYPESDDCDSLPPPPPPDDDSYFDDDDRLSHGHHHHHHHHHQLQQQQQQQQHLAHLAQAHHNGMHLATQQQQQQQQQQHRHHFGTGTPPPALDSDLDASLKKDRKLRSNSDSSNATSAGGGGAGKHKNGGLGGKAANGGHGHHHHHHHHHHHSRGAMHAKSSRAESVLSSDSDIRFTRRKLGDNQKCGCALIAGFLLILLCAGAIVYVGYTYLRPEPLPDRIFRARLRVIEGDRWTPELADQNTLRFQHRARDYRERINLIMRRSDLREPFEGSEILALDGNEEPGDLTLHFALYFDPYAELVSAADLRSILLEEITGQERKYFRNLTIDPNSLVIKEVSGTGDDIVGTSSSPLGGKDEVTVEIVTTARPPRKCEPLRLGYCRSVGYNVTTYPNFFGHGSLEEVEADLISFRELVDAECFRQAFDFICRLLQPPCEYRSIEEPTAGTVCRQYCQSFWAGCGERLPERLRRFLDCERFPESTGVQSCHSKPGCTGELQANALSSRLCDGVADCADLSDENTCTFCAYGAISCGRSRACYARNARCDGKLDCPDGSDEKDCLSISPQVSFLTFPPPIVPFRPRFYSEGYAVFSEKGTTGKLCSVGMEGNEYVRNTVAESLCKALGYERVDYSEIRNDTEPNTSYVRVLDPRASEISFVRTQCQSKQSLYVACSHLECGVQSTLPTSQNIGLSKMATPGDWPWHVALLRADTHVCDGTLVSKDWVLTTESCFQGQAKATWMAVFGAVRLSSNAPWTQRRRIIGMVKSPVEGSTAAMVRLETPVVYSDFVRPICLPDLPLKETIDRSDNSVTPTPHAEKYSTGGKSSKAVVGRKLKEYRQYFEMPGEDELAADEYGDLNEAAKYVNQYSADFADEQYHIPQAEAAVGPVQGRPTPSPPSAGVPSAAYPLPANSPQTNNYISALNYISSGGAANVGAPGGGVGFLQQPTKLGKQSQWTNCNTLGWSRQRDHLQRVQLKLIDMSPCENISIATVNSMCAESAYHKQDCSEEEFAGSPVVCLLPSDRRWALVGISSWRIACAPNGIERPRMYDKITPNTPWIRDTISATVT; from the exons ATGGGCACGGCACAGGACAATCATTTAAGACGAAGCACggatgagcagcagcagcagcagcagcaacggcaccaccatcaccatcacagGCGGTCGCAAAATCAGCGCCAACCGGCCCGACCGACCGAGGGCAAACCGACGCCAGCTGGCGAGCAACAGGCGGTGTCGAAAGTCGGTGCCATCGTAGCAAAAGGGCGCTCGAAGCCGGCGAAAGGCGACGAACCCGACGATTGGCAGTACCCGttccagcaccaccagcagcagcagcagcagcagcagcaacagcgggaCGAACCCGTCTGGGGCGCaaaagaacgaacgaacgagcggGAATGGGGTGGTTTTAAG AAACCCGGCACAAAGTATCCCGAGTCGGACGATTGCGACTCcctgccaccaccgccgccgcccgatgACGATTCCTACTTTGACGATGACGATCGGCTGTCACAcggtcaccatcaccaccatcaccatcaccatcagctgcagcagcagcagcagcagcagcagcaccttgCCCATCTAGCCCAAGCACATCACAACGGGATGCATCTAgcgacacagcagcagcaacagcagcagcagcagcagcaccgtcaTCACTTTGGCACCGGGACGCCACCGCCCGCGCTCGATTCCGATCTGGACGCGAGCCTCAAGAAGGACCGGAAGCTGCGCTCCAACTCGGACAGCTCCAACGCCACCAGTGCTGGTGGAGGTGGCGCAGGAAAGCACAAGAACGGCGGGCTGGGCGGGAAGGCGGCGAACGGCGGGCAcggccatcatcaccaccatcatcatcaccatcatcacagcCGGGGGGCAATGCACGCGAAAAGCAGCCGGGCGGAGTCGGTCCTGTCGAGCGATTCCGACATACGGTTTACGCGCCGCAAGCTCGGCGACAACCAGAAGTGTGGCTGTGCGCTGATTGCCGGCTTTCTGCTGATACTGCTGTGCGCCGGTGCGATCGTTTACGTTGGCT ACACGTACCTGCGGCCGGAACCATTGCCGGATCGGATATTCCGGGCGCGGCTGCGCGTGATCGAGGGTGACCGGTGGACGCCCGAGCTGGCGGATCAGAACACGCTGCGCTTCCAGCACCGTGCCCGCGACTACCGGGAGCGCATCAACCTCATAATGCGCCGGTCGGACCTGCGCGAACCGTTCGAGGGTAGCGAAATTCTTGCACTGGATGG CAACGAGGAACCGGGCGACCTGACGCTACACTTTGCGCTCTACTTCGACCCGTACGCCGAGCTGGTGTCGGCGGCCGATCTCCGCTCCATCCTGCTGGAGGAGATCACGGGCCAGGAGCGCAAGTACTTCCGCAACCTGACGATCGATCCGAACAGCCTGGTAATAAAGGAAGTGTCTGGCACGGGCGACGACATCGTCGGCACGTCCTCCTCGCCGCTCGGCGGCAAGGATGAGGTGACGGTGGAGATCGTCACGACCGCACGACCCCCGCGCAAGTGTGAGCCGCTCCGGCTCGGGTACTGCCGGTCGGTCGGGTACAACGTCACGACCTATCCGAACTTCTTCGGCCACGGCTCGCTGGAGGAGGTCGAGGCGGATCTGATCTCGTTCCGGGAGCTGGTCGATGCGGAGTGTTTCCGCCAGGCGTTCGACTTCATCTGCCGGTTGCTGCAGCCCCCGTGCGAGTACCGCAGCATCGAGGAGCCGACGGCTGGGACGGTCTGCCGCCAGTACTGCCAGTCGTTCTGGGCGGGCTGCGGCGAGCGGCTGCCGGAGCGTCTGCGCCGCTTTCTGGACTGCGAGCGGTTCCCGGAGTCGACGGGTGTGCAGTCGTGCCACAGCAAGCCGGGCTGCACGGGCGAGCTGCAGGCAAATGCGCTCTCGTCGAGGCTGTGTGACGGCGTAGCGGACTGTGCCGACTTGTCGGACGAGAACACGTGCACGTTCTGTGCGTACGGGGCGATCTCCTGCGGAAGAAGTCGCGCTTGCTACGCCCGCAATGCGCGCTGCGACGGCAAGCTGGACTGTCCGGACGGTAGCGACGAGAAGGATTGCC TGTCCATCTCGCCCCAGGTAAGCTTCCTGACGTTCCCGCCACCGATCGTCCCATTCCGGCCCCGGTTCTACTCGGAGGGCTACGCCGTCTTCTCGGAGAAGGGCACCACCGGCAAGCTGTGCTCGGTCGGGATGGAGGGCAACGAGTACGTGCGCAACACCGTCGCCGAGTCGCTGTGCAAGGCGCTCGGGTACGAGCGGGTCGACTACTCGGAGATCCGCAACGACACGGAGCCGAACACGAGCTACGTGCGCGTGCTGGATCCGCGCGCGTCCGAGATCTCGTTCGTGCGCACGCAGTGCCAGAGCAAGCAGTCGCTGTACGTCGCCTGCAGCCACCTGGAGTGTGGCGTGCAGTCGACGCTACCCACGAGTCAAAACATCGGCCTATCCAAGATGGCGACGCCGGGCGATTGGCCGTGGCATGTGGCGCTGCTCCGGGCTGACACGCACGTCTGCGACGGCACGCTG GTTTCAAAAGATTGGGTCCTCACAACGGAATCATGCTTCCAGGGCCAGGCAAAGGCCACGTGGATGGCGGTGTTTGGTGCGGTGCGCCTCTCCTCCAACGCACCCTGGACGCAGCGGCGTCGTATT ATCGGTATGGTGAAGTCACCGGTAGAGGGCAGCACAGCCGCCATGGTACGGCTCGAGACGCCCGTCGTCTACTCGGACTTTGTGCGACCCATCTGTCTGCCCGATCTGCCGCTCAAGGAGACGATCGATCGCAGCGACAACAGCGTGACGCCGACGCCGCACGCGGAAAAGTACTCGACCGGCGGCAAGTCCTCGAAGGCGGTGGTCGGCCGCAAGCTGAAGGAGTACCGGCAGTACTTCGAGATGCCGGGCGAGGACGAGCTGGCGGCGGACGAGTACGGCGACCTGAACGAGGCGGCCAAGTACGTCAACCAGTACAGTGCGGACTTTGCCGACGAGCAGTACCACATCCCGCAGGCGGAGGCTGCCGTTGGGCCGGTGCAGGGCCGCCccacaccatcaccaccgtcGGCGGGTGTACCTTCCGCTGCCTATCCGCTGCCCGCCAACTCGCCGCAAACGAACAACTACATCTCCGCGCTGAACTACATCAGCTCGGGCGGTGCCGCGAACGTGGGTGCGCCGGGCGGTGGCGTTGGGTTCCTCCAGCAGCCGACCAAGCTGGGCAAGCAGAGCCAGTGGACGAACTGCAACACGCTCGGGTGGTCGCGCCAGCGGGACCATCTGCAGCGGGTGCAGCTGAAGCTGATCGACATGTCGCCGTGCGAGAACATCTCGATCGCGACGGTGAACAGCATGTGCGCGGAGTCGGCCTACCACAAGCAGGACTGCAGCGAGGAGGAGTTTGCCGGCAGCCCGGTGGTGTGCCTGCTGCCGAGCGATCGGCGCTGGGCCCTGGTCGGCATTAGCTCGTGGCGCATCGCCTGCGCCCCGAACGGTATCGAGCGCCCCCGGATGTACGACAAGATTACGCCCAACACGCCCTGGATACGGGACACGATCTCCGCCACGGTGACGTGA
- the LOC121592579 gene encoding uncharacterized protein LOC121592579 isoform X2, which yields MLEKPGTKYPESDDCDSLPPPPPPDDDSYFDDDDRLSHGHHHHHHHHHQLQQQQQQQQHLAHLAQAHHNGMHLATQQQQQQQQQQHRHHFGTGTPPPALDSDLDASLKKDRKLRSNSDSSNATSAGGGGAGKHKNGGLGGKAANGGHGHHHHHHHHHHHSRGAMHAKSSRAESVLSSDSDIRFTRRKLGDNQKCGCALIAGFLLILLCAGAIVYVGYTYLRPEPLPDRIFRARLRVIEGDRWTPELADQNTLRFQHRARDYRERINLIMRRSDLREPFEGSEILALDGNEEPGDLTLHFALYFDPYAELVSAADLRSILLEEITGQERKYFRNLTIDPNSLVIKEVSGTGDDIVGTSSSPLGGKDEVTVEIVTTARPPRKCEPLRLGYCRSVGYNVTTYPNFFGHGSLEEVEADLISFRELVDAECFRQAFDFICRLLQPPCEYRSIEEPTAGTVCRQYCQSFWAGCGERLPERLRRFLDCERFPESTGVQSCHSKPGCTGELQANALSSRLCDGVADCADLSDENTCTFCAYGAISCGRSRACYARNARCDGKLDCPDGSDEKDCLSISPQVSFLTFPPPIVPFRPRFYSEGYAVFSEKGTTGKLCSVGMEGNEYVRNTVAESLCKALGYERVDYSEIRNDTEPNTSYVRVLDPRASEISFVRTQCQSKQSLYVACSHLECGVQSTLPTSQNIGLSKMATPGDWPWHVALLRADTHVCDGTLVSKDWVLTTESCFQGQAKATWMAVFGAVRLSSNAPWTQRRRIIGMVKSPVEGSTAAMVRLETPVVYSDFVRPICLPDLPLKETIDRSDNSVTPTPHAEKYSTGGKSSKAVVGRKLKEYRQYFEMPGEDELAADEYGDLNEAAKYVNQYSADFADEQYHIPQAEAAVGPVQGRPTPSPPSAGVPSAAYPLPANSPQTNNYISALNYISSGGAANVGAPGGGVGFLQQPTKLGKQSQWTNCNTLGWSRQRDHLQRVQLKLIDMSPCENISIATVNSMCAESAYHKQDCSEEEFAGSPVVCLLPSDRRWALVGISSWRIACAPNGIERPRMYDKITPNTPWIRDTISATVT from the exons AAACCCGGCACAAAGTATCCCGAGTCGGACGATTGCGACTCcctgccaccaccgccgccgcccgatgACGATTCCTACTTTGACGATGACGATCGGCTGTCACAcggtcaccatcaccaccatcaccatcaccatcagctgcagcagcagcagcagcagcagcagcaccttgCCCATCTAGCCCAAGCACATCACAACGGGATGCATCTAgcgacacagcagcagcaacagcagcagcagcagcagcaccgtcaTCACTTTGGCACCGGGACGCCACCGCCCGCGCTCGATTCCGATCTGGACGCGAGCCTCAAGAAGGACCGGAAGCTGCGCTCCAACTCGGACAGCTCCAACGCCACCAGTGCTGGTGGAGGTGGCGCAGGAAAGCACAAGAACGGCGGGCTGGGCGGGAAGGCGGCGAACGGCGGGCAcggccatcatcaccaccatcatcatcaccatcatcacagcCGGGGGGCAATGCACGCGAAAAGCAGCCGGGCGGAGTCGGTCCTGTCGAGCGATTCCGACATACGGTTTACGCGCCGCAAGCTCGGCGACAACCAGAAGTGTGGCTGTGCGCTGATTGCCGGCTTTCTGCTGATACTGCTGTGCGCCGGTGCGATCGTTTACGTTGGCT ACACGTACCTGCGGCCGGAACCATTGCCGGATCGGATATTCCGGGCGCGGCTGCGCGTGATCGAGGGTGACCGGTGGACGCCCGAGCTGGCGGATCAGAACACGCTGCGCTTCCAGCACCGTGCCCGCGACTACCGGGAGCGCATCAACCTCATAATGCGCCGGTCGGACCTGCGCGAACCGTTCGAGGGTAGCGAAATTCTTGCACTGGATGG CAACGAGGAACCGGGCGACCTGACGCTACACTTTGCGCTCTACTTCGACCCGTACGCCGAGCTGGTGTCGGCGGCCGATCTCCGCTCCATCCTGCTGGAGGAGATCACGGGCCAGGAGCGCAAGTACTTCCGCAACCTGACGATCGATCCGAACAGCCTGGTAATAAAGGAAGTGTCTGGCACGGGCGACGACATCGTCGGCACGTCCTCCTCGCCGCTCGGCGGCAAGGATGAGGTGACGGTGGAGATCGTCACGACCGCACGACCCCCGCGCAAGTGTGAGCCGCTCCGGCTCGGGTACTGCCGGTCGGTCGGGTACAACGTCACGACCTATCCGAACTTCTTCGGCCACGGCTCGCTGGAGGAGGTCGAGGCGGATCTGATCTCGTTCCGGGAGCTGGTCGATGCGGAGTGTTTCCGCCAGGCGTTCGACTTCATCTGCCGGTTGCTGCAGCCCCCGTGCGAGTACCGCAGCATCGAGGAGCCGACGGCTGGGACGGTCTGCCGCCAGTACTGCCAGTCGTTCTGGGCGGGCTGCGGCGAGCGGCTGCCGGAGCGTCTGCGCCGCTTTCTGGACTGCGAGCGGTTCCCGGAGTCGACGGGTGTGCAGTCGTGCCACAGCAAGCCGGGCTGCACGGGCGAGCTGCAGGCAAATGCGCTCTCGTCGAGGCTGTGTGACGGCGTAGCGGACTGTGCCGACTTGTCGGACGAGAACACGTGCACGTTCTGTGCGTACGGGGCGATCTCCTGCGGAAGAAGTCGCGCTTGCTACGCCCGCAATGCGCGCTGCGACGGCAAGCTGGACTGTCCGGACGGTAGCGACGAGAAGGATTGCC TGTCCATCTCGCCCCAGGTAAGCTTCCTGACGTTCCCGCCACCGATCGTCCCATTCCGGCCCCGGTTCTACTCGGAGGGCTACGCCGTCTTCTCGGAGAAGGGCACCACCGGCAAGCTGTGCTCGGTCGGGATGGAGGGCAACGAGTACGTGCGCAACACCGTCGCCGAGTCGCTGTGCAAGGCGCTCGGGTACGAGCGGGTCGACTACTCGGAGATCCGCAACGACACGGAGCCGAACACGAGCTACGTGCGCGTGCTGGATCCGCGCGCGTCCGAGATCTCGTTCGTGCGCACGCAGTGCCAGAGCAAGCAGTCGCTGTACGTCGCCTGCAGCCACCTGGAGTGTGGCGTGCAGTCGACGCTACCCACGAGTCAAAACATCGGCCTATCCAAGATGGCGACGCCGGGCGATTGGCCGTGGCATGTGGCGCTGCTCCGGGCTGACACGCACGTCTGCGACGGCACGCTG GTTTCAAAAGATTGGGTCCTCACAACGGAATCATGCTTCCAGGGCCAGGCAAAGGCCACGTGGATGGCGGTGTTTGGTGCGGTGCGCCTCTCCTCCAACGCACCCTGGACGCAGCGGCGTCGTATT ATCGGTATGGTGAAGTCACCGGTAGAGGGCAGCACAGCCGCCATGGTACGGCTCGAGACGCCCGTCGTCTACTCGGACTTTGTGCGACCCATCTGTCTGCCCGATCTGCCGCTCAAGGAGACGATCGATCGCAGCGACAACAGCGTGACGCCGACGCCGCACGCGGAAAAGTACTCGACCGGCGGCAAGTCCTCGAAGGCGGTGGTCGGCCGCAAGCTGAAGGAGTACCGGCAGTACTTCGAGATGCCGGGCGAGGACGAGCTGGCGGCGGACGAGTACGGCGACCTGAACGAGGCGGCCAAGTACGTCAACCAGTACAGTGCGGACTTTGCCGACGAGCAGTACCACATCCCGCAGGCGGAGGCTGCCGTTGGGCCGGTGCAGGGCCGCCccacaccatcaccaccgtcGGCGGGTGTACCTTCCGCTGCCTATCCGCTGCCCGCCAACTCGCCGCAAACGAACAACTACATCTCCGCGCTGAACTACATCAGCTCGGGCGGTGCCGCGAACGTGGGTGCGCCGGGCGGTGGCGTTGGGTTCCTCCAGCAGCCGACCAAGCTGGGCAAGCAGAGCCAGTGGACGAACTGCAACACGCTCGGGTGGTCGCGCCAGCGGGACCATCTGCAGCGGGTGCAGCTGAAGCTGATCGACATGTCGCCGTGCGAGAACATCTCGATCGCGACGGTGAACAGCATGTGCGCGGAGTCGGCCTACCACAAGCAGGACTGCAGCGAGGAGGAGTTTGCCGGCAGCCCGGTGGTGTGCCTGCTGCCGAGCGATCGGCGCTGGGCCCTGGTCGGCATTAGCTCGTGGCGCATCGCCTGCGCCCCGAACGGTATCGAGCGCCCCCGGATGTACGACAAGATTACGCCCAACACGCCCTGGATACGGGACACGATCTCCGCCACGGTGACGTGA